From Cannabis sativa cultivar Pink pepper isolate KNU-18-1 chromosome 8, ASM2916894v1, whole genome shotgun sequence, a single genomic window includes:
- the LOC115699651 gene encoding argininosuccinate synthase, chloroplastic has product MAQLKSFSSSHSPTTFAFHGPERAHQACWSRKLNSTLELGARVNELYGNACVSIRSNGPSVGSRNKQVIRSTLPSYKEPEISEATSNKGLRGKLKKVVLAYSGGLDTSVIVPWLRHNYGCEVVCFTADVGQGIKELDGLEAKAKASGACQLVVKDLREEFVKDYIFPCLRAGAIYERKYLLGTSMARPVIAKAMVDVAEEVGADAVAHGCTGKGNDQVRFELTFFALNPKLNVVAPWREWDITGREDAIEYAKKHNVPVPVTKKSIYSRDGNLWHLSHEGDILEDPANEPKKDMYMLTVDPEDAPNQPESVKIDIVSGIPVKVNGETLSPANMLLELNRIGGKHGIGRIDMVENRLVGMKSRGVYETPGGTILFAAVRELESLTLDRETMQVKDSLALKYAELVYAGRWFDPLRESMDAFMEKITDTTTGSVTLKLYKGSITVTSRESKHSLYRQDISSFESGDIYDQADAAGFIRLYGLPMRVRAMLGSS; this is encoded by the exons ATGGCGCAATTGAAGTCATTTTCTTCTTCACACTCACCAACCACCTTCGCTTTTCATGGTCCAGAAAGAG CTCACCAAGCCTGTTGGTCCAGGAAATTGAATTCAACTTTAGAG TTGGGGGCGAGAGTAAATGAGCTTTATGGTAATGCTTGTGTATCCATTAGAAGTAATGGCCCTAGTGTTGGCTCTCGTAACAAGCAAG TCATTAGATCAACCTTGCCAAGTTATAAAGAGCCGGAAATATCTGAAGCAacaagcaataaaggcttacgtGGAAAATTGAAGAAGGTTGTTCTAGCTTATAGTGGGGGCTTAGATACATCAGTCATTGTTCCCTGGCTAAGGCAT AACTACGGTTGTGAAGTTGTTTGCTTCACTGCTGATGTTGGTCAG GGCATAAAAGAGTTGGATGGTCTGGAAGCAAAGGCCAAGGCCAGTGGGGCTTGTCAGTTGGTTGTGAAGGACCTACGAGAGGAATTTGTAAAAGATTATATATTTCCTTGCCTGCGGGCTGGTGCAATTTATGAGAGAAAATACTTGCTGGGAACCTCAATGGCACGCCCTGTTATTGCTaag gcaatggttGATGTTGCCGAAGAAGTTGGAGCTGATGCTGTCGCTCATGGATGTACAGGAAAAGGAAATGATCAG GTTCGCTTTGAGCTGACCTTCTTCGCTTTGAATCCCAAACTAAATGTTGTGGCTCCTTGGAGGGAGTGGGATATTACAGGCAGAGAAGATGCCATTGAATATGCTAAGAAGCATAATGTGCCTGTTCCAGTGACGAAGAAATCTATATACAGCAGAGATGGAAATTTATGGCACCTTAGTCACGAG GGTGACATTTTGGAAGATCCGGCAAATGAACCTAAGAAGGATATGTACATGTTAACAGTGGACCCAGAAGATGCACCTAACCAACCTGA GAGTGTAAAAATTGATATTGTTTCTGGGATCCCTGTTAAAGTCAATGGAGAGACGCTTTCACCAGCAAATATGTTGTTAGAGCTCAACCGAATTGGTGGAAAGCACGGAATTGGCCGAATTGACATGGTAGAAAACCGACTTGTTGGTATGAAAAGCCGAGGAGTCTATGAAACCCCAGGGGGTACCATCCTTTTTGCTGCTGTACGCGAGCTTGAATCCTTAACATTGGATCGAGAAACAATGCAAGTGAAAGACTCCCTGGCCCTGAAATATGCTGAGTTGGTGTATGCAGGCAGATGGTTCGACCCACTTCGTGAGTCAATGGATGCATTCATGGAGAAGATCACAGACACCACAACAGGTTCAGTGACTTTAAAACTATACAAAGGCTCTATCACAGTCACTAGCAGGGAGAGTAAGCATAGTTTGTATAGGCAAGATATTTCATCATTTGAGAGTGGGGATATATATGATCAAGCCGATGCTGCTGGATTTATTAGGCTTTATGGTCTTCCAATGAGGGTTCGAGCAATGCTTGGATCTagttaa